A single region of the Coregonus clupeaformis isolate EN_2021a chromosome 16, ASM2061545v1, whole genome shotgun sequence genome encodes:
- the LOC121585016 gene encoding T-box transcription factor TBX1 isoform X2: MDDSGPFSPKANAFSIASLISAAEQAGNATFDKHGTGLDKQDQHNCYSSFKMHYSTVTREMEAFTTSSLSSLNTSGSYHLSPSPGDPYSQHEAHFEPCPAAQHSYNYSGSNPAQAQQSDTGTSNCSSSSSSSTPNSKSLVKKNPKVANINVQLEMKALWDEFNQLGTEMIVTKAGRRMFPTFQVKIFGMDPMADYMLLMDFLPVDDKRYRYAFHSSSWLVAGKADPATPGRVHYHPDSPAKGAQWMKQIVSFDKLKLTNNLLDDNGHIILNSMHRYQPRFHVVYVDPRKDSEKYAEENYKTFVFEETRFTAVTAYQNHRITQLKIASNPFAKGFRDCDPEDWPRNHRPGSLPIMSAFARTRNPMSSPPQQNGSEKEDSRRDYDRDPSGTPMHADPAHQLMSRVLSPALPIPGGLHAVPLTSGRPSPPHDLRTPDGHPLPPDTLHHHPYKYPTSYEHYLGAKTRPSPYPLPGIRGHTYHHHMNPATANMYSATSAPANYDYGPR; this comes from the exons ATGGACGACAGCGGACCCTTCTCTCCAAAGGCAAATGCATTCAGTATAGCCTCTCTGATTTCAGCTGCGGAGCAAGCAGGAAACGCAACATTTGACAAACACGGCACTGGCCTGGACAAGCAAGACCAGCACAactgttacagttcatttaaaaTGCACTACAGCACTGTCACCAGGGAAATGGAAG CCTTCACTACTAGCAGCCTAAGCAGCCTCAACACGTCAGGGAGTTACCATCTCTCTCCGTCCCCCGGGGACCCCTACAGCCAACATGAAGCCCACTTTGAGCCTTGCCCGGCGGCTCAACACAGCTACAACTACTCGGGGTCGAACCCGGCCCAGGCCCAGCAGAGCGACACCGGGACTTCCAACTGTTCTTCATCGTCCTCCAGCTCCACGCCGAACAGCAAGTCTCTGGTGAAAAAGAACCCTAAGGTGGCCAACATTAACGTTCAGTTGGAGATGAAAGCTTTATGGGATGAATTTAATCAGCTGGGAACAGAGATGATCGTTACCAAGGCTGGAAG GCGAATGTTTCCTACGTTTCAAGTTAAAATTTTTGGAATGGATCCTATGGCAGACTACATGCTGCTAATGGATTTCTTACCAGTCGACGACAAAAGATACAG GTATGCTTTCCACAGCTCCTCGTGGCTGGTGGCAGGTAAAGCTGACCCTGCTACTCCCGGGAGAGTTCACTACCACCCTGACTCTCCGGCCAAGGGCGCACAGTGGATGAAGCAGATAGTCTCATTCGATAAACTTAAACTCACTAACAATTTACTGGATGACAATGGACAC ATCATTCTAAACTCAATGCACAGATACCAGCCAAGGTTCCACGTCGTCTATGTGGACCCACGCAAAGACAGCGAGAAGTATGCGGAGGAGAATTATAAGACCTTTGTTTTTGAGGAAACACGGTTCACGGCGGTAACAGCATACCAGAACCACAGG ATCACGCAGCTGAAAATCGCCAGTAATCCTTTTGCAAAGGGCTTCAGGGACTGTGATCCGGAGGACTG GCCCAGGAATCACAGGCCAGGCTCTCTGCCAATTATGAGTGCCTTTGCAAGAACAAGGAACCCAATGTCGTCTCCCCCACAGCAGAATGGCTCAGAGAAAG AGGACAGTAGGCGGGACTACGACCGGGACCCCAGTGGCACGCCGATGCATGCTGACCCCGCCCACCAGCTGATGTCACGCGTCCTCAGCCCCGCTCTCCCCATCCCAGGAGGCCTCCACGCCGTCCCCCTCACCAGCGGCCGGCCCAGCCCTCCCCACGACTTGCGTACCCCAGACGGCCACCCGCTGCCCCCAGACACCCTGCACCACCACCCCTACAAGTACCCCACATCCTACGAACACTACCTGGGGGCTAAGACCCGGCCATCGCCCTACCCTTTACCCGGCATCAGAGGACACACGTACCACCACCACATGAACCCAGCCACAGCTAACATGTACTCTGCCACCAGCGCCCCCGCTAACTATGACTATGGGCCAAGATAA
- the LOC121585016 gene encoding T-box transcription factor TBX1 isoform X1 translates to MDDSGPFSPKANAFSIASLISAAEQAGNATFDKHGTGLDKQDQHNCYSSFKMHYSTVTREMEAISSPWLTQLSHFCDVAAFTTSSLSSLNTSGSYHLSPSPGDPYSQHEAHFEPCPAAQHSYNYSGSNPAQAQQSDTGTSNCSSSSSSSTPNSKSLVKKNPKVANINVQLEMKALWDEFNQLGTEMIVTKAGRRMFPTFQVKIFGMDPMADYMLLMDFLPVDDKRYRYAFHSSSWLVAGKADPATPGRVHYHPDSPAKGAQWMKQIVSFDKLKLTNNLLDDNGHIILNSMHRYQPRFHVVYVDPRKDSEKYAEENYKTFVFEETRFTAVTAYQNHRITQLKIASNPFAKGFRDCDPEDWPRNHRPGSLPIMSAFARTRNPMSSPPQQNGSEKEDSRRDYDRDPSGTPMHADPAHQLMSRVLSPALPIPGGLHAVPLTSGRPSPPHDLRTPDGHPLPPDTLHHHPYKYPTSYEHYLGAKTRPSPYPLPGIRGHTYHHHMNPATANMYSATSAPANYDYGPR, encoded by the exons ATGGACGACAGCGGACCCTTCTCTCCAAAGGCAAATGCATTCAGTATAGCCTCTCTGATTTCAGCTGCGGAGCAAGCAGGAAACGCAACATTTGACAAACACGGCACTGGCCTGGACAAGCAAGACCAGCACAactgttacagttcatttaaaaTGCACTACAGCACTGTCACCAGGGAAATGGAAG CAATATCCAGTCCGTGGCTGACGCAGCTGTCCCATTTTTGCGATGTTGCAGCCTTCACTACTAGCAGCCTAAGCAGCCTCAACACGTCAGGGAGTTACCATCTCTCTCCGTCCCCCGGGGACCCCTACAGCCAACATGAAGCCCACTTTGAGCCTTGCCCGGCGGCTCAACACAGCTACAACTACTCGGGGTCGAACCCGGCCCAGGCCCAGCAGAGCGACACCGGGACTTCCAACTGTTCTTCATCGTCCTCCAGCTCCACGCCGAACAGCAAGTCTCTGGTGAAAAAGAACCCTAAGGTGGCCAACATTAACGTTCAGTTGGAGATGAAAGCTTTATGGGATGAATTTAATCAGCTGGGAACAGAGATGATCGTTACCAAGGCTGGAAG GCGAATGTTTCCTACGTTTCAAGTTAAAATTTTTGGAATGGATCCTATGGCAGACTACATGCTGCTAATGGATTTCTTACCAGTCGACGACAAAAGATACAG GTATGCTTTCCACAGCTCCTCGTGGCTGGTGGCAGGTAAAGCTGACCCTGCTACTCCCGGGAGAGTTCACTACCACCCTGACTCTCCGGCCAAGGGCGCACAGTGGATGAAGCAGATAGTCTCATTCGATAAACTTAAACTCACTAACAATTTACTGGATGACAATGGACAC ATCATTCTAAACTCAATGCACAGATACCAGCCAAGGTTCCACGTCGTCTATGTGGACCCACGCAAAGACAGCGAGAAGTATGCGGAGGAGAATTATAAGACCTTTGTTTTTGAGGAAACACGGTTCACGGCGGTAACAGCATACCAGAACCACAGG ATCACGCAGCTGAAAATCGCCAGTAATCCTTTTGCAAAGGGCTTCAGGGACTGTGATCCGGAGGACTG GCCCAGGAATCACAGGCCAGGCTCTCTGCCAATTATGAGTGCCTTTGCAAGAACAAGGAACCCAATGTCGTCTCCCCCACAGCAGAATGGCTCAGAGAAAG AGGACAGTAGGCGGGACTACGACCGGGACCCCAGTGGCACGCCGATGCATGCTGACCCCGCCCACCAGCTGATGTCACGCGTCCTCAGCCCCGCTCTCCCCATCCCAGGAGGCCTCCACGCCGTCCCCCTCACCAGCGGCCGGCCCAGCCCTCCCCACGACTTGCGTACCCCAGACGGCCACCCGCTGCCCCCAGACACCCTGCACCACCACCCCTACAAGTACCCCACATCCTACGAACACTACCTGGGGGCTAAGACCCGGCCATCGCCCTACCCTTTACCCGGCATCAGAGGACACACGTACCACCACCACATGAACCCAGCCACAGCTAACATGTACTCTGCCACCAGCGCCCCCGCTAACTATGACTATGGGCCAAGATAA
- the LOC121585016 gene encoding T-box transcription factor TBX1 isoform X3 — MDDSGPFSPKANAFSIASLISAAEQAGNATFDKHGTGLDKQDQHNCYSSFKMHYSTVTREMEAISSPWLTQLSHFCDVAAFTTSSLSSLNTSGSYHLSPSPGDPYSQHEAHFEPCPAAQHSYNYSGSNPAQAQQSDTGTSNCSSSSSSSTPNSKSLVKKNPKVANINVQLEMKALWDEFNQLGTEMIVTKAGRYAFHSSSWLVAGKADPATPGRVHYHPDSPAKGAQWMKQIVSFDKLKLTNNLLDDNGHIILNSMHRYQPRFHVVYVDPRKDSEKYAEENYKTFVFEETRFTAVTAYQNHRITQLKIASNPFAKGFRDCDPEDWPRNHRPGSLPIMSAFARTRNPMSSPPQQNGSEKEDSRRDYDRDPSGTPMHADPAHQLMSRVLSPALPIPGGLHAVPLTSGRPSPPHDLRTPDGHPLPPDTLHHHPYKYPTSYEHYLGAKTRPSPYPLPGIRGHTYHHHMNPATANMYSATSAPANYDYGPR, encoded by the exons ATGGACGACAGCGGACCCTTCTCTCCAAAGGCAAATGCATTCAGTATAGCCTCTCTGATTTCAGCTGCGGAGCAAGCAGGAAACGCAACATTTGACAAACACGGCACTGGCCTGGACAAGCAAGACCAGCACAactgttacagttcatttaaaaTGCACTACAGCACTGTCACCAGGGAAATGGAAG CAATATCCAGTCCGTGGCTGACGCAGCTGTCCCATTTTTGCGATGTTGCAGCCTTCACTACTAGCAGCCTAAGCAGCCTCAACACGTCAGGGAGTTACCATCTCTCTCCGTCCCCCGGGGACCCCTACAGCCAACATGAAGCCCACTTTGAGCCTTGCCCGGCGGCTCAACACAGCTACAACTACTCGGGGTCGAACCCGGCCCAGGCCCAGCAGAGCGACACCGGGACTTCCAACTGTTCTTCATCGTCCTCCAGCTCCACGCCGAACAGCAAGTCTCTGGTGAAAAAGAACCCTAAGGTGGCCAACATTAACGTTCAGTTGGAGATGAAAGCTTTATGGGATGAATTTAATCAGCTGGGAACAGAGATGATCGTTACCAAGGCTGGAAG GTATGCTTTCCACAGCTCCTCGTGGCTGGTGGCAGGTAAAGCTGACCCTGCTACTCCCGGGAGAGTTCACTACCACCCTGACTCTCCGGCCAAGGGCGCACAGTGGATGAAGCAGATAGTCTCATTCGATAAACTTAAACTCACTAACAATTTACTGGATGACAATGGACAC ATCATTCTAAACTCAATGCACAGATACCAGCCAAGGTTCCACGTCGTCTATGTGGACCCACGCAAAGACAGCGAGAAGTATGCGGAGGAGAATTATAAGACCTTTGTTTTTGAGGAAACACGGTTCACGGCGGTAACAGCATACCAGAACCACAGG ATCACGCAGCTGAAAATCGCCAGTAATCCTTTTGCAAAGGGCTTCAGGGACTGTGATCCGGAGGACTG GCCCAGGAATCACAGGCCAGGCTCTCTGCCAATTATGAGTGCCTTTGCAAGAACAAGGAACCCAATGTCGTCTCCCCCACAGCAGAATGGCTCAGAGAAAG AGGACAGTAGGCGGGACTACGACCGGGACCCCAGTGGCACGCCGATGCATGCTGACCCCGCCCACCAGCTGATGTCACGCGTCCTCAGCCCCGCTCTCCCCATCCCAGGAGGCCTCCACGCCGTCCCCCTCACCAGCGGCCGGCCCAGCCCTCCCCACGACTTGCGTACCCCAGACGGCCACCCGCTGCCCCCAGACACCCTGCACCACCACCCCTACAAGTACCCCACATCCTACGAACACTACCTGGGGGCTAAGACCCGGCCATCGCCCTACCCTTTACCCGGCATCAGAGGACACACGTACCACCACCACATGAACCCAGCCACAGCTAACATGTACTCTGCCACCAGCGCCCCCGCTAACTATGACTATGGGCCAAGATAA